One Gammaproteobacteria bacterium genomic window, TGATTGGGATCATCTGCAGGGGTGCTATCTCGTCGGCAGCATCGATGATATCGTTGCAAAACTAAAGTTCCTGGAAAGTCATGGTCTTGAGCATGTTACGATCCAGCCAGCTGGACCGGAGATGGAGCAGTTGGATTTGTGGATGGACAAGATCATTAAGCCTTTCTTCTGTTGAGCCGGGCTGGTGAGCGCCAACAGTCAGGCTTTTGTGGATTACTGGATGCTACACCCAGGGAGAGAAACCACACCATCGAGGCCTTCGAAGTCCTTGCCTTGGTCAAGGACTCCGCAACCGAATCAATCGTAAATAGGAAGTCATAATGGATTTTGGTATTGCGATGGCGACATCTGCCGACTCCTGGAAACTGGTCCAACGTGCCGAGGAGTTGGGCTTCAGCCATGCCTGGTTCTACGACACACAAATGCTCAGTGCGGATTGTTTCGTCGCTATGGGTGCTGCAGCCGTTAAGACAAAACACATCCGCCTTGGCACCGGTGTTCTGGTGCCGACCAATCGAATTGCACCGGTGACCGCCAACGCGTTTGCTTCACTCAACCGCCTTGCACCAGGACGGATCGACTTCGGCGTGGGTACCGGGTTCACGGCTCGACGGGCGATGGGTTTGAGCGCAATGCGCCTGGCTGATATGGAAGACTATATCCAGACGGTCTACGCGTTGCTTCGCAAAGAAACGATAGAGGTCACCCTGGAGGGTTTACCACGCAAAATTCGATTTCTCAATCCGGATTATGGTCTGATCAACACCGAAGATCCGATCGCGCTGCATGTGTCGGCCTACGGGCCACGCAGTCGGGCCTTGACAGCCAAACTGGCTGCCGGCTGGTTGAATTTCATTGGCGATGTGTCGAGTGCGACCTCAGCCTTGGAGAGCATGCAAACGGCATGGCGTGATGCAGGGCATCAGGTAGACGACCTCTCGGCCACTGCTTTTGCCTTGGGCTGTGTGCTTGAGGTCGATGAACCTTTTGATTCGCCTCGCGCAATGGCTCAGGCAGGCCCGCGTGCCGCAGTCACGCTACATCGTGCAGCTGACGAGGCGCTGGCTGGGTGGCAGAACAGCAGTGTTACGTTGCCATCGTTCGCGGATGCCGTATCGGGCTATTTGGAGCTTGCCCGGCACTTTGAACCCGCCGATGCGCGCTATCTTACTAATCACGAAGGTCACTTGATGTTTGTGAAACCTGAAGAACGGCCCTTCGTCACTGCTGAATTGATTCGTGACACCAGCTTTACGGCAACCGAGGATGTACTGATTGAGCGTATTGCTGCATTACGCGATGGTGGTTATACCCAGTTCACGGTGCAATTGACTCCGGGAGAAGAATCCGCTGTGGAAGACTGGGCAAGAATACGGCGTGCACTGACCCAGTAGAGATTCAGCACCTTTGGTCATGCAGGAGCACACCTCATGTTTTCTACCTATGCCACATTTACCCAAGCGGAACACAAAGAACGGCTCACGGCCGAGACCGCCTGGATTTCTGATGTCCGCAATTACCAGGTGTTTACGGATGACTTTTCTGGATTGGTCGCTGGTGTTGTTCGTGAGAAAGGCTGGGCAAGTGGCCGAATCGCGATGGTGGCGCAGTCACCTTGAATTTTCAAATATTCGTCCCCAGCCTTGTATCTGACCAGGCTCTATATCAGCGAGTTGAAGTGCGCGAAGGACCACCGCGGCTACGGAGTCGTAAAGCGTAATGCCGAGTTCTGCTTCCAAGGCCTGAGCAAGTCCTGCTCCCTTGATATTGGTACAGATGATAGCAATCGAGCGGGCACCTTCCGCGGAGAGTTCACGGCACAAGCGATCTAGCGTCTTGGTATCGACCCCGGCAAAGCTAAAATTATCCCGGATATTCAAGTGTCGTTCGGCAATACACTGAAAACCATGATCACCAAAGTTTTGAATGATCTTCTCTTGGATGTCTGCAGTATAGGGTGTTAATAAGCCAAATTCGCCGATGCCATGTTCTTCAAAGAGATCTTGGAGTGCCAACACGCTGGTGGTTGCGCGAGCTCCACTGGCTGACTCTATTGTCTCGCAGATCGCGCGGTCGTGATCAAAGCCGCGCCAGCCCCCCGAGGTGCCACTCCACGCAATCACCTTGCATCTTGCGTCAGTCAGTAGTGATGTTGCCTGTAGAAATGGCTTGAGATCGAATTGAGCCAAGGCCGTCTCATCCAATGCTATTTCCGTCACACGCAGTCGACTAAAGTGGACCGAGATATTGTTGAGGTCCCTGA contains:
- a CDS encoding LLM class flavin-dependent oxidoreductase, whose product is MDFGIAMATSADSWKLVQRAEELGFSHAWFYDTQMLSADCFVAMGAAAVKTKHIRLGTGVLVPTNRIAPVTANAFASLNRLAPGRIDFGVGTGFTARRAMGLSAMRLADMEDYIQTVYALLRKETIEVTLEGLPRKIRFLNPDYGLINTEDPIALHVSAYGPRSRALTAKLAAGWLNFIGDVSSATSALESMQTAWRDAGHQVDDLSATAFALGCVLEVDEPFDSPRAMAQAGPRAAVTLHRAADEALAGWQNSSVTLPSFADAVSGYLELARHFEPADARYLTNHEGHLMFVKPEERPFVTAELIRDTSFTATEDVLIERIAALRDGGYTQFTVQLTPGEESAVEDWARIRRALTQ
- a CDS encoding aspartate/glutamate racemase family protein — encoded protein: MLTPSSNSVLEPVTHEMIRDLNNISVHFSRLRVTEIALDETALAQFDLKPFLQATSLLTDARCKVIAWSGTSGGWRGFDHDRAICETIESASGARATTSVLALQDLFEEHGIGEFGLLTPYTADIQEKIIQNFGDHGFQCIAERHLNIRDNFSFAGVDTKTLDRLCRELSAEGARSIAIICTNIKGAGLAQALEAELGITLYDSVAAVVLRALQLADIEPGQIQGWGRIFENSR